The following are from one region of the Heptranchias perlo isolate sHepPer1 chromosome 11, sHepPer1.hap1, whole genome shotgun sequence genome:
- the LOC137327432 gene encoding sodium/myo-inositol cotransporter-like, which yields MFGFMEPADIAVVALYFVLVLCIGFFAMWKSNRSTVSGYFLAGRSMTWMTIGASLFVSNIGSEHFIGLAGSGAASGFAVGAWEFNAVLLLQVLGWIFIPVYIRSGVYTMPQYLSKRYGGNRLKIYFALLFLLLYVFTKLSVDLYAGALFIRASLGWDLYLSIIILIGLTAVLTVTGGLVAVIYTDAMQAILMIGGALTLMVVGMVKVGGFEELKRRYMLASPNVTAVLTSFNLSSTNTCHIHPKEDSLRMLREPTDEDIPWPGFLLGQTPASGWYWCADQVIVQRVLAAKNIAHAKGATLMAGFLKLLPMFIIVIPGMISRVLFTDEVVCINPEHCMQVCGSRAGCSNIAYPRLVLGILPAGLRGLMMAVMIAALMSDLDSIFNSASTIFTLDVYKHLRKTASSRELMVVGRLFVFFMVAISIAWVPIIVEMQGGQMYLYIQEVADYLTPPVAALFLLGVFWTRCNEQGAFCGGLVGSILGIIRLILAFIYQTPDCDEPDIRPSFIRNIHYMYVATVLFWITVIIAIVVSLLTPAPPREYTRTTTFWALNDLDNIKSYQKEESDKVTSRTVAECNGGADKSDCKHKDADGIELVQLMPGSDDSKSLNSPSISERHAPNDSYINGQTTPVDQESKEEPELERSKWWRFFDCFCGFKNYDVKDPVAKNSVEDEIICLQMLQESPRIKILLNIGLLVVLSSGISMFIYFSL from the coding sequence ATGTTTGGCTTTATGGAACCAGCTGACATAGCTGTTGTAGCACTTTATTTTGTTCTTGTATTGTGCATTGGGTTTTTTGCGATGTGGAAGTCCAACAGAAGTACTGTGAGTGGGTACTTTCTTGCAGGACGCTCCATGACCTGGATGACAATAGGTGCTTCATTGTTTGTGAGCAATATTGGCAGTGAACACTTTATTGGGTTAGCAGGATCTGGAgctgccagtggatttgcagtGGGAGCTTGGGAGTTCAATGCAGTGTTGCTTTTACAGGTATTAGGTTGGATTTTCATCCCTGTCTATATCCGATCTGGTGTGTACACCATGCCGCAATACCTTTCCAAACGGTATGGTGGTAACAGATTAAAAATCTATTTTGCTTTGTTGTTTTTGCTATTATACGTTTTCACAAAGCTTTCCGTTGACCTGTATGCCGGTGCACTGTTCATCCGGGCATCACTGGGCTGGGACCTATACCTCTCGATCATCATTTTGATTGGGTTGACTGCAGTGTTAACTGTCACAGGAGGACTTGTAGCTGTCATCTACACAGATGCCATGCAGGCCATTCTTATGATTGGTGGAGCTTTAACATTGATGGTTGTCGGTATGGTCAAGGTGGGAGGCTTTGAAGAACTCAAACGACGATATATGCTGGCTTCACCAAATGTTACAGCAGTTCTCACCTCTTTCAACCTAAGTTCTACCAACACCTGCCACATCCACCCAAAAGAAGATTCCCTAAGGATGTTACGTGAACCAACTGATGAGGATATTCCTTGGCCTGGTTTCCTGTTGGGTCAAACACCAGCCTCAGGTTGGTATTGGTGTGCGGATCAAGTCATTGTGCAGCGCGTCTTGGCAGCAAAAAACATCGCTCATGCCAAAGGAGCCACTCTGATGGCTGGTTTTCTGAAACTCTTGCCCATGTTTATCATAGTCATTCCAGGCATGATTTCCAGGGTTCTCTTCACTGATGAGGTTGTTTGCATTAATCCAGAGCACTGTATGCAAGTATGTGGCAGCAGAGCAGGTTGCTCAAATATTGCCTACCCACGACTGGTATTGGGAATCTTGCCTGCGGGTCTCCGTGGCCTAATGATGGCAGTCATGATAGCAGCTTTAATGAGTGATTTGGATTCCATATTCAACAGTGCCAGCACCATATTTACCCTTGATGTTTACAAGCATCTTCGAAAGACTGCCAGCTCTCGAGAACTTATGGTAGTAGGTCGTCTGTTTGTCTTCTTCATGGTAGCTATAAGCATTGCCTGGGTTCCTATAATTGTAGAGATGCAGGGAGGACAAATGTACCTTTACATCCAAGAGGTAGCAGATTATCTCACCCCACCAGTGGCAGCGCTGTTCCTTCTTGGTGTTTTCTGGACGCGCTGCAACGAGCAGGGGGCTTTCTGTGGAGGGTTGGTTGGATCCATTTTGGGAATTATCCGTTTGATTCTTGCCTTTATTTATCAAACACCAGACTGTGACGAGCCTGACATCAGACCAAGTTTTATCAGAAACATTCACTACATGTACGTGGCAACAGTTCTATTTTGGATCACTGTCATTATAGCAATAGTAGTGAGTCTACTGACACCTGCTCCTCCCAGAGAATATACTCGTACCACCACATTCTGGGCATTAAATGACTTGGACAATATAAAAAGCTACCAGAAAGAAGAATCTGATAAAGTAACTAGCAGAACTGTGGCTGAATGCAATGGTGGTGCGGATAAGTCTGATTGTAAACACAAAGATGCTGATGGCATAGAATTAGTTCAGTTAATGCCTGGAAGTGATGATTCCAAATCTCTAAACTCTCCGTCCATCTCTGAAAGACATGCACCAAATGATAGTTATATAAATGGACAAACTACTCCTGTGGACcaagaaagcaaagaggaacctgAACTGGAAAGAAGCAAGTGGTGGAGATTTTTTGACTGCTTTTGTGGATTCAAAAATTATGATGTGAAAGATCCAGTAGCAAAAAATTCTGTAGAAGATGAAATCATTTGCTTACAAATGCTGCAAGAGAGCCCAAGGATTAAAATATTGTTAAATATTGGACTTTTAGTTGTATTATCTTCTGGCATATCCATGTTCATTTATTTCTCTTTGTAA